From a region of the Corvus cornix cornix isolate S_Up_H32 chromosome 2, ASM73873v5, whole genome shotgun sequence genome:
- the GLIPR2 gene encoding Golgi-associated plant pathogenesis-related protein 1: MGKSASKQFAEEVLKAHNDYRKKHGVPPLKLCKKLNRGAQLYAEELATTRVLKHSSESANGKCGENLAWASYDQSGKDVADRWYSEIKNYSFQNPGFSSGTGHFTAMVWKNTKKMGVGKASASDGSTFVVARYDPAGNVVNPGYYEENVLPPRK, encoded by the exons CTTCCAAACAATTTGCTGAAGAAGTCTTGAAAGCACACAATGACTACAGGAAGAAACATGGAGTCCCTCCTTTAAAACTCTGCAAGAAGTTAAACAGAGGAGCCCAACT GTATGCAGAAGAACTGGCTACCACAAGGGTCCTCAAGCACAGCTCCGAGTCTGCTAATGGGAAATGTGGAGAAAACCTAGCATGGGCATCCTATGACCAATCAG GAAAAGATGTGGCTGACAGATGgtacagtgaaataaaaaattacagctttcaaAACCCAGGGTTTTCTTCTGGGACAG GTCACTTCACAGCCATGGTTTGGAAGAACACAAAAAAGATGGGAGTTGGAAAAGCATCTGCTAGTGATGGCTCAACGTTTGTGGTGGCTAGATATGATCCAGCGGGAAATGTAGTAAACCCAGGCtattatgaagaaaatgttcttcctccaagaaaataa